A single window of Thalassoroseus pseudoceratinae DNA harbors:
- a CDS encoding putative quinol monooxygenase: MNSPIAPSETIMIYTNIVLTVTKEEDVPEIKELLREQGRLSRAEPGCERFEVYHSQRDPQTFILIERWSSAEDLDVHRTAKAYTEIYQPKVLPKVTRVPHVSDIVE, from the coding sequence GTGAATTCTCCCATTGCCCCCAGCGAGACAATCATGATCTACACGAACATTGTGCTGACCGTCACCAAAGAAGAAGACGTGCCGGAAATCAAGGAACTTCTGCGGGAACAAGGTCGGCTTTCGCGGGCCGAACCAGGTTGCGAACGGTTTGAAGTGTACCACTCGCAACGCGATCCGCAGACATTCATTCTCATCGAACGCTGGAGTTCCGCCGAAGATCTCGATGTCCACCGCACCGCGAAAGCTTACACGGAAATCTATCAACCAAAGGTGCTGCCTAAAGTCACCCGCGTGCCCCATGTTTCCGATATCGTCGAATGA
- a CDS encoding sulfatase-like hydrolase/transferase produces the protein MRIASLLLAFLVTTQVVSAADRPNIVWILSEDNSKHYLKLFDENGAETPRIAELAKNGLVFDHAFSCSPVCSVARTTLMTSIYAPRLGTQYHRKIRPVRMPDDWQMFPALLRSAGYYTSNNSKTDYNTASSQGVWDESSKKASWKKRPSTDTPFFHMQSHGQSHESSLHFTKKQIAPKKLTHDPATVSVEPRHPDTKLFRYTNAYYRDRMQVIDGIVGGVVDDLRKAGVLEDTFIFYFGDHGGVLPGSKGYLREVGLHVPLVVRIPENWRKRVAAPVGSRVDGFVSFVDFGPTVLNLASVDVPNYVDGKPFLGEDTSLAEVNQRQETFGYADRFDEKYDLVRSLRKGRWKYIRNYQAIYPDGLRNNYRYRMLAYQEWRDLHAAGKLSPVQSAFFESKPVEELYDLESDPWEQTNLANAEEHRGVLTDMRDRLTERVKGLPDLSFYPESVLVEDAAENPIPFGQNHAKEIGELIDVANLSLQPFTEAEEQLQTALASQNPWKRYWALMVCSTFGDDAASLIETARKLTRDSNLLVRLRAAEFLGVIQKDDPRPTIRRILQESQSPVVNLIVLNTVVFLEDYCGYDFALTNESIPVQSSEVKRRTEYLVD, from the coding sequence ATGCGTATCGCCTCTTTACTCCTTGCGTTCCTGGTGACGACTCAAGTTGTCTCCGCCGCCGATCGGCCGAACATCGTTTGGATTCTCTCCGAAGACAATTCCAAGCATTACCTAAAATTGTTCGACGAAAACGGAGCCGAAACGCCCCGCATCGCGGAATTAGCGAAGAACGGTTTGGTCTTCGATCACGCTTTTTCCTGTAGTCCGGTCTGTTCGGTCGCGCGGACCACACTCATGACGAGCATCTACGCACCGCGATTGGGCACGCAGTACCACCGCAAAATCCGTCCCGTGAGAATGCCCGACGATTGGCAAATGTTCCCAGCTCTTCTGCGGTCGGCTGGCTATTACACCTCCAACAATTCCAAGACCGACTACAACACCGCCAGCAGCCAAGGGGTGTGGGATGAGTCTTCCAAAAAGGCAAGCTGGAAGAAACGCCCCAGCACGGACACGCCGTTTTTCCACATGCAATCTCATGGTCAATCGCACGAGAGCTCGTTGCACTTCACGAAGAAACAGATTGCTCCGAAAAAGCTCACGCACGATCCGGCAACGGTTTCTGTGGAACCGCGTCATCCGGACACAAAGTTGTTTCGGTACACGAACGCCTATTACCGCGATCGGATGCAAGTCATCGATGGCATTGTCGGCGGCGTGGTAGACGACTTGCGAAAAGCGGGCGTGCTCGAAGATACCTTCATCTTCTACTTCGGAGACCACGGCGGCGTGTTGCCGGGGAGCAAAGGGTATTTGCGGGAAGTCGGATTGCACGTACCGCTCGTCGTAAGGATTCCCGAGAATTGGCGAAAACGAGTCGCCGCACCGGTCGGTTCACGTGTAGACGGCTTCGTGAGTTTCGTCGATTTCGGCCCAACGGTTCTCAACCTTGCCAGTGTCGATGTCCCGAATTATGTCGATGGCAAACCGTTCCTGGGTGAAGACACGTCACTCGCAGAGGTCAATCAGCGTCAAGAAACATTTGGGTACGCGGACCGTTTTGATGAGAAATACGATCTCGTTCGGAGCTTGCGAAAAGGCCGTTGGAAATACATCCGCAACTATCAGGCGATTTACCCCGACGGTCTGCGAAACAACTACCGTTATCGCATGTTAGCCTATCAGGAGTGGCGGGATCTGCATGCAGCGGGAAAACTCTCGCCCGTGCAATCCGCGTTTTTTGAGTCGAAACCGGTTGAGGAACTTTACGACTTGGAATCCGATCCGTGGGAACAGACGAATCTCGCCAATGCGGAGGAACATCGCGGCGTGCTCACCGATATGCGAGATCGGCTGACCGAGCGTGTGAAAGGGCTTCCGGACCTGAGTTTCTATCCTGAGTCGGTGCTGGTCGAAGACGCGGCCGAGAATCCCATTCCGTTTGGACAAAATCACGCCAAGGAGATCGGTGAACTGATTGACGTGGCCAATTTGAGTTTGCAACCGTTTACCGAAGCCGAGGAACAATTGCAAACGGCCCTCGCATCCCAGAACCCCTGGAAACGCTATTGGGCACTCATGGTGTGCAGTACGTTCGGTGACGACGCGGCTTCACTCATCGAAACCGCTCGCAAACTGACACGCGATTCCAACTTGCTCGTCCGATTGCGAGCCGCGGAGTTTCTCGGGGTTATCCAAAAAGACGATCCGCGACCGACGATTCGCAGGATTCTGCAAGAATCCCAGTCGCCGGTCGTGAATCTGATCGTCCTCAACACGGTGGTGTTTTTGGAAGATTACTGCGGATACGACTTCGCACTCACGAACGAATCCATCCCCGTTCAAAGCAGCGAAGTCAAACGACGAACGGAGTATCTGGTCGATTGA
- a CDS encoding FG-GAP repeat domain-containing protein, translating into MNIKLSIETVGVLLGLCAGLGAAELEERIDSNWRKVVLDKAFRSEGVAAADVNHDGQMDVLVGDLWYEAPDWKIHEIRKPGEFVAGVGYSGSFAMWAHDVNSDGWDDLIHVGFPGAPCHWYENPQNKLGHWKEHMIWTSACNETPLFTNLVGDDQPELIMGSQPESQMGYLPVPQQKFADRKWDFHAVSTKGTPGENGTHRYYHGLGTGDMNGDGRLDVIIAHGWWEQPADKDAVESWTFHPMTCREKAEGKPVVQRVANIFADDLDGDGDADLLMSSAHAFGVWWVENVTPQESENKVASEFLYHLIDKSYSQTHADAYVDLNGDGKKELVTGKRFYAHNGKDPGGKDPVGMYWYEIQKSDGEAPKFVRHEIEAGRGTGVGTQFTIADVNNDQRPDIVLSNKKGVHLLIQTGSTEKAEK; encoded by the coding sequence ATGAACATCAAGTTATCGATCGAGACGGTCGGAGTCCTTCTCGGTCTGTGTGCCGGTCTCGGAGCCGCCGAACTGGAAGAACGCATTGATTCCAATTGGCGGAAAGTCGTGCTGGACAAGGCGTTTCGGTCGGAAGGTGTCGCGGCGGCGGATGTCAATCATGACGGACAGATGGATGTTCTCGTGGGAGATCTCTGGTACGAAGCTCCCGATTGGAAGATTCACGAAATCCGCAAGCCCGGTGAGTTTGTCGCGGGTGTCGGCTACAGCGGTAGTTTCGCGATGTGGGCTCACGACGTGAACAGCGACGGTTGGGATGACTTGATCCACGTCGGTTTTCCGGGAGCACCATGCCATTGGTACGAAAACCCGCAGAACAAGCTGGGACATTGGAAGGAACACATGATCTGGACGAGTGCCTGCAACGAAACTCCGTTGTTCACGAACCTCGTCGGAGACGATCAGCCAGAATTAATTATGGGGTCGCAACCCGAGTCCCAAATGGGGTACTTGCCGGTTCCCCAGCAGAAATTTGCCGACCGAAAATGGGACTTCCACGCGGTTTCGACCAAAGGGACCCCGGGTGAAAACGGCACTCACCGTTATTATCATGGCTTGGGCACCGGCGACATGAACGGCGACGGTCGCTTGGATGTGATCATCGCTCACGGTTGGTGGGAACAACCTGCCGACAAGGACGCTGTCGAGTCCTGGACCTTCCATCCGATGACGTGCCGAGAAAAAGCCGAAGGTAAACCGGTCGTGCAGCGTGTCGCCAACATCTTCGCCGACGATCTGGATGGCGACGGCGATGCAGACCTGCTGATGAGTTCCGCCCATGCCTTCGGCGTTTGGTGGGTGGAAAACGTGACACCGCAAGAATCCGAAAACAAGGTGGCATCTGAGTTTCTGTACCATCTCATCGACAAAAGCTACTCACAAACACATGCCGATGCCTACGTCGACTTGAATGGTGACGGCAAGAAGGAGCTTGTCACCGGCAAACGGTTCTACGCTCATAACGGCAAAGATCCAGGCGGCAAAGATCCTGTGGGTATGTACTGGTACGAGATTCAAAAATCGGACGGTGAGGCGCCAAAATTCGTTCGGCACGAGATCGAAGCTGGTCGAGGAACCGGTGTTGGAACGCAGTTTACCATCGCCGATGTCAACAACGATCAGCGTCCGGATATCGTACTGTCCAACAAAAAAGGTGTTCATTTGCTGATTCAAACTGGGAGCACTGAAAAAGCCGAAAAGTAA
- a CDS encoding Gfo/Idh/MocA family oxidoreductase, with amino-acid sequence MNDTPTSASVERRDFLKSTALGGAAIVLPGAFVSAAEKDSDSERVVVGVMGLSRGRSLATTFARQPNVTVKYLCDVDETRRASCMDLISKMDGQEPESIGDFRKILDDPEVDALVCAAPNHWHAPATILGCQAGKHVYVEKPCSHNPREGELMIEAARKHKRAVQMGTQRRSGIGITEAMKAIHSGAIGDVYYSRGWYANIRGSIGVGQPAEVPAQLDFELWQGPAPRVQYIDNLVHYNWHWRWDWGNGELGNNGVHALDLCRWGLGVEYPTRVTSSGGRYAFDDDQQTPDTHIVNFEFPGGKQAMWEGLSCNRMGVNRSGFGVTFHGQDGTIELTDGGFVQYDKRGKELKKVGGNRGDNEHIANFVSAIRQDDPSILNQGIESAHKSTLLCHLGNIAHRTGRALNCSPENGHIQGDKEAASLWAREYANGWEPTV; translated from the coding sequence ATGAACGATACACCAACCTCCGCTTCCGTCGAGCGTCGTGATTTCCTCAAAAGCACCGCTTTGGGGGGAGCCGCGATCGTCCTTCCGGGAGCCTTCGTATCCGCCGCCGAGAAAGATTCCGACAGCGAACGAGTCGTCGTGGGTGTAATGGGGCTATCTCGTGGTCGCTCTCTGGCAACGACCTTCGCGCGACAACCGAATGTCACCGTGAAATACCTGTGCGATGTCGACGAAACCCGTCGCGCAAGCTGCATGGACTTGATCAGCAAAATGGACGGCCAAGAGCCGGAATCCATCGGCGATTTCCGCAAGATTCTCGACGATCCCGAAGTTGACGCCCTGGTTTGTGCCGCGCCGAACCACTGGCACGCCCCCGCAACCATTCTCGGATGTCAAGCTGGCAAGCATGTTTACGTTGAAAAGCCATGCAGCCATAATCCTCGTGAAGGGGAATTGATGATCGAAGCTGCTCGCAAACACAAGCGAGCCGTCCAAATGGGAACGCAACGTCGTAGTGGAATCGGCATCACGGAAGCGATGAAAGCGATTCATTCGGGAGCCATCGGCGACGTCTACTATTCTCGCGGTTGGTACGCCAACATTCGGGGATCAATCGGTGTCGGCCAACCCGCGGAAGTACCAGCCCAATTGGACTTCGAACTGTGGCAAGGACCTGCCCCGCGCGTGCAATACATTGACAATCTCGTGCACTACAACTGGCACTGGCGTTGGGACTGGGGCAACGGCGAACTCGGTAATAACGGAGTTCACGCACTGGACCTCTGTCGTTGGGGACTCGGTGTCGAATATCCCACGCGGGTCACGTCGTCTGGCGGACGGTATGCGTTCGATGACGATCAACAAACACCAGACACCCACATTGTCAACTTTGAGTTCCCCGGTGGCAAACAAGCCATGTGGGAAGGCTTGTCCTGTAACCGCATGGGCGTCAATCGATCTGGATTCGGCGTGACCTTCCACGGACAAGACGGCACAATTGAACTCACCGATGGTGGCTTCGTTCAATACGACAAGCGTGGAAAAGAGTTGAAAAAAGTGGGTGGCAACCGTGGAGACAACGAGCACATCGCCAACTTCGTCTCCGCGATCCGCCAGGACGATCCATCGATCTTGAATCAAGGGATCGAATCGGCTCACAAAAGTACGCTGCTATGTCACTTGGGGAATATCGCCCACCGCACCGGACGGGCCCTCAATTGCTCTCCAGAGAACGGGCACATTCAAGGGGACAAAGAAGCCGCTAGCCTCTGGGCTCGCGAATACGCTAACGGTTGGGAACCGACCGTCTAA
- a CDS encoding NHL domain-containing protein, producing the protein MRVRIVGLLLTVLAVLVSSAHASEVVTIAGNGDDFEQSTTETATDVGVGGPFGVVIGPDEALYICETTGHVVRRWDPKTKRLTIVAGTGRKGYSGDGGPATKATLNEPYEVRFDADGNMFFVEMQNHIVRRVDAETGIISTVAGSGRKGFSGDGGKATEAELHRPHSIVLDKKGHLYICDIGNHRIRRVDLKTGHIMTYAGTGKKGNTPDGAPLAGTPLSGPRALDIGPDGILYLALREGNAVFAIDPETATLKHLAGTGKSGYTGDGGPAKVAKLSGPKGIAVGPEGDLYLADTESHTIRVIRMASGTIETLVGNGNPGDGPDGDPRKCRTKRPHGVYVDRAGQVYIGDSSNNKVRVFRPNANSK; encoded by the coding sequence ATGAGGGTTCGTATTGTCGGCTTATTGCTGACGGTTCTGGCAGTCCTTGTTTCTTCCGCCCATGCGAGCGAAGTCGTAACGATTGCGGGGAACGGCGACGATTTTGAACAGTCAACGACGGAAACGGCCACCGATGTCGGCGTGGGCGGTCCGTTTGGTGTGGTGATTGGACCGGATGAGGCGCTTTACATCTGTGAGACAACCGGGCATGTCGTACGCCGGTGGGATCCGAAAACGAAACGCTTGACGATCGTGGCTGGCACGGGTCGCAAAGGGTATTCCGGCGATGGCGGACCGGCCACCAAAGCAACACTCAACGAGCCTTACGAAGTTCGCTTCGATGCCGACGGCAATATGTTCTTCGTGGAAATGCAGAATCACATCGTTCGCCGCGTGGACGCGGAGACGGGCATCATTTCGACGGTGGCGGGCTCCGGTCGGAAAGGATTCTCCGGCGATGGTGGGAAGGCCACCGAGGCGGAATTGCACCGTCCGCACTCGATTGTGTTGGACAAGAAAGGCCATCTCTACATTTGTGATATTGGCAATCATCGCATTCGCCGCGTCGATCTCAAGACCGGTCATATCATGACTTACGCCGGCACAGGCAAGAAGGGAAATACTCCCGACGGGGCTCCGCTCGCAGGGACACCATTGAGTGGTCCGCGGGCGTTGGATATCGGGCCGGACGGCATTCTTTATCTGGCACTCCGTGAGGGCAACGCGGTGTTTGCGATTGATCCCGAAACTGCCACGCTGAAGCATTTGGCGGGAACTGGCAAAAGCGGATACACCGGTGACGGTGGCCCCGCGAAAGTTGCCAAACTCTCCGGCCCCAAGGGCATCGCTGTTGGACCAGAGGGAGATTTGTACTTGGCCGACACCGAGAGCCATACGATCCGCGTGATTCGAATGGCGAGCGGCACGATCGAAACCCTTGTTGGGAATGGCAATCCGGGCGACGGTCCAGATGGCGATCCACGGAAGTGTCGGACGAAACGTCCGCACGGCGTGTATGTCGATCGCGCCGGTCAGGTCTACATTGGCGATAGCTCGAACAACAAAGTTCGCGTGTTTCGTCCCAATGCCAACTCGAAATAG
- a CDS encoding HEAT repeat domain-containing protein, translating to MSRSEHCVIRLPWPNFWAWFGALSIGFAVWSICFLETEAEKLEVMFDVNATLTDRVRAAEQWVERGSQGVPRLREALKNDDLRTRAFAAYALSRMGKVASPAVPELVTCVADASAKVRGNALFALARIEGATPQVTTHALNLLTDEYATVRQTSVDILVQSVPMPVAEIMAMAHHENDDVRFAVLDILQSQVAENDNVRKLFQQQIADEDENVRIMAYGSLLKHRFLSQNDLILALDDPSSEIVRDIIRNNWSRCPNPELAASKMMSALERFSCDARLVIQLLRSISQCGGAAEQYSDEIARWTKHRQPSIRTAALSALASTVADESELLPVLGDLSEDSKTQVAFHAGVVASQTGVESQRSLQKTLEERLEDSQHPARPSTVATLAGLSGSEHFQATSLLIDTASDSNTEVRYWAIRGLGRLQRFTPEVRTTFQARLSDPSETEHNQTEIFVAVREHGQPASMMIPDILNCWKANQKSSSLQLEMIRTLTALAPKDSQTSHVLFDVLESSRSAHVRTQALQMLSELDLSQSQLLDLYEHGLSDPRSEVRAHTCGLLATSKLETDLIIGQLITSLNDKDALVRLMACCALEERGPSGEAAISHLIATANDRSNLSGWRDDLLHRVDPQIVRQWQLNRFTTVSQAAKTALETITGSSLKTL from the coding sequence ATGTCGCGTTCGGAGCATTGCGTAATTCGTCTACCTTGGCCCAATTTTTGGGCATGGTTTGGCGCGCTCAGTATTGGTTTTGCTGTTTGGTCGATCTGTTTCTTGGAGACGGAAGCCGAAAAACTCGAGGTCATGTTCGACGTCAATGCCACGTTGACCGACCGAGTTCGAGCAGCCGAACAGTGGGTTGAACGTGGAAGTCAAGGAGTGCCACGACTCCGCGAAGCCCTCAAGAACGACGATCTCCGCACACGCGCATTTGCCGCTTATGCATTGTCGCGGATGGGCAAAGTCGCATCGCCCGCTGTGCCGGAGCTCGTTACCTGCGTGGCAGACGCGTCCGCGAAAGTGCGTGGTAATGCATTGTTTGCACTGGCAAGGATTGAAGGTGCGACGCCCCAAGTTACGACGCACGCCTTGAACTTGCTTACCGATGAGTATGCAACCGTTCGACAGACTTCCGTCGATATTTTGGTGCAAAGCGTTCCGATGCCAGTCGCAGAAATCATGGCGATGGCGCATCACGAGAATGACGACGTTCGATTCGCTGTCCTCGATATCTTGCAGAGCCAGGTAGCCGAAAACGACAACGTTCGCAAACTCTTTCAGCAGCAAATCGCTGACGAAGACGAGAACGTGCGGATTATGGCCTATGGCTCTCTCTTGAAGCACCGCTTCCTCAGCCAAAACGATTTGATCTTGGCTCTCGACGATCCTTCCAGCGAAATCGTGCGAGATATTATCCGCAACAACTGGAGTCGTTGTCCGAATCCCGAGTTGGCTGCATCGAAAATGATGTCTGCCTTGGAACGGTTTTCGTGTGACGCTCGACTCGTCATTCAGCTTCTGCGATCCATTTCGCAGTGCGGCGGTGCAGCGGAACAGTATTCGGATGAGATTGCTCGCTGGACGAAGCACCGCCAACCGTCCATTCGCACGGCGGCTTTGTCGGCCCTCGCGAGTACAGTTGCCGACGAATCCGAATTGCTTCCTGTTCTTGGGGACTTGTCTGAGGACAGCAAAACCCAAGTCGCATTTCATGCGGGGGTTGTTGCCTCACAGACCGGGGTTGAGTCGCAACGTTCACTGCAAAAAACACTGGAGGAACGTCTCGAAGACAGCCAACATCCTGCCCGTCCTTCCACCGTGGCAACGTTGGCAGGCTTGTCGGGATCGGAACACTTCCAGGCAACTTCGTTGCTGATCGATACGGCGTCAGACTCGAATACAGAAGTCCGTTACTGGGCCATTCGGGGGTTGGGGCGTCTTCAACGTTTCACGCCGGAAGTTCGAACCACCTTCCAAGCCCGATTGTCCGATCCGAGTGAAACCGAACACAACCAGACCGAGATTTTCGTCGCCGTCCGGGAGCATGGGCAGCCTGCGTCCATGATGATTCCGGATATTCTGAACTGTTGGAAAGCCAATCAAAAATCGTCTTCATTGCAGCTGGAAATGATCCGGACACTCACGGCGTTGGCTCCGAAAGACTCGCAGACCAGTCATGTTCTGTTCGACGTTCTTGAGTCGTCACGATCCGCACACGTCCGCACCCAGGCGTTGCAAATGCTGTCTGAGTTGGACCTGTCTCAATCGCAATTACTCGATCTGTATGAACATGGCCTGTCGGATCCGCGAAGTGAGGTTCGGGCGCATACGTGCGGGTTGCTCGCGACGTCAAAGCTTGAGACCGATTTGATCATCGGCCAGCTGATTACGAGTTTGAACGACAAGGACGCATTGGTTCGCCTGATGGCATGCTGTGCTTTGGAAGAACGCGGACCATCTGGCGAGGCGGCAATTTCGCATCTGATCGCCACAGCCAACGATCGTTCCAACCTCAGCGGTTGGCGGGACGACTTGTTACACCGCGTCGATCCGCAAATCGTTCGTCAGTGGCAACTCAACCGATTCACAACCGTTTCGCAAGCGGCCAAAACCGCTTTGGAAACCATTACCGGTTCTTCGTTGAAGACTTTGTAA
- a CDS encoding sulfatase family protein, whose translation MRYTRHTGCWLVVSIFLATLGSHVAASSPPNILFAIADDWSYGHASAYGCNWVKTPGFDRVAHRGILFTHAYTPNAKCAPSRACILTGRNSWQLEEAANHWCDFPAKFKGFMESLAENGYSTGSTGKGWGPGIAKDANGRHRLMTGPKFSKRKAKPPARSISNNDYAGNFADFLAQTPSEKPWIFWYGATEPHRGYEYGSGQRHGKSIDDIEHVPAYWPDNETVRNDMLDYAVEVEHFDAHLVRILNLLEEQNQLENTLVVVTSDHGMPFPRVKGQAYDDSNRIPLAMCWPKGIKGKGRKVDDYISFIDLAPTFLEVAGISWEDSQMAKLTGHSLSDVFQSDQSGKINPNRDHVLIGKERHDIGRPNDWGYPIRGIIRDEKLYIRNFEADRWPAGNPETGYLNCDGGPTKTEVLDARRKHNDDLWWKMCFGHRPTEELYDVYTDPDCVKNLSNVPSFQSVKNELTDELLRRLKEQNDPRVLGNGEIFDRYLYASPGGRNFHQRFRDGEKLNAGWVNASDFEKEAPTSKSKNP comes from the coding sequence ATGCGATACACAAGACACACCGGGTGTTGGCTGGTTGTTTCCATCTTCCTGGCAACGCTCGGCAGTCATGTCGCAGCGAGTTCGCCGCCGAATATTTTGTTCGCAATTGCCGACGATTGGTCCTACGGACATGCCAGTGCGTACGGTTGCAACTGGGTGAAAACTCCCGGTTTCGATCGCGTGGCCCATCGCGGCATTCTTTTCACACACGCCTATACGCCCAACGCCAAGTGTGCCCCCTCAAGAGCTTGCATCTTGACGGGTCGCAATTCCTGGCAGTTGGAAGAGGCAGCTAACCACTGGTGTGATTTCCCGGCCAAGTTCAAAGGATTCATGGAATCCCTGGCTGAAAACGGTTATTCCACTGGGTCCACCGGCAAAGGGTGGGGGCCAGGCATCGCCAAAGATGCCAACGGCAGACACCGTCTGATGACCGGTCCGAAGTTCAGCAAACGCAAGGCGAAACCGCCCGCCCGATCAATTTCCAACAATGATTACGCGGGCAACTTTGCGGATTTCCTGGCACAAACACCATCCGAAAAACCATGGATTTTTTGGTACGGTGCCACCGAACCCCATCGTGGATACGAGTACGGAAGCGGCCAACGACACGGGAAATCCATTGATGACATCGAACACGTTCCCGCCTATTGGCCAGATAACGAAACCGTTCGGAACGACATGCTCGATTACGCCGTCGAGGTGGAGCATTTCGACGCACACTTGGTGAGAATCCTCAACCTCCTCGAAGAACAAAACCAACTTGAGAACACGCTAGTCGTCGTGACATCCGACCACGGCATGCCCTTTCCAAGGGTCAAAGGTCAGGCATATGACGACTCCAATCGCATCCCGCTGGCAATGTGTTGGCCGAAGGGAATCAAAGGCAAAGGCCGAAAGGTCGACGATTACATAAGCTTCATCGACCTCGCCCCAACCTTCTTGGAAGTCGCCGGCATCTCTTGGGAAGACAGTCAAATGGCGAAGCTGACGGGACACAGCCTCAGCGACGTTTTTCAATCCGATCAGTCCGGGAAAATCAATCCCAACCGCGATCATGTCCTCATCGGCAAAGAACGACACGATATCGGTCGACCAAACGATTGGGGCTATCCGATTCGCGGCATCATCCGCGACGAAAAACTCTACATCAGGAATTTCGAAGCCGACCGTTGGCCAGCAGGCAATCCCGAAACCGGATACCTCAACTGCGACGGTGGCCCCACAAAAACAGAAGTCCTCGACGCGCGGCGAAAACACAACGACGACCTCTGGTGGAAAATGTGCTTCGGGCACCGCCCCACGGAGGAACTGTACGATGTCTACACGGACCCGGATTGCGTCAAGAATCTCTCCAATGTTCCTTCGTTTCAATCCGTGAAGAATGAGCTGACCGACGAACTTCTCCGACGATTGAAAGAGCAAAACGATCCTCGCGTGCTTGGCAACGGGGAAATCTTCGATCGCTACCTCTACGCCAGTCCCGGCGGACGTAACTTTCACCAACGCTTCCGAGATGGCGAGAAACTCAACGCAGGATGGGTCAACGCGTCCGATTTTGAAAAAGAAGCACCGACCTCAAAATCGAAGAATCCGTAA
- a CDS encoding M90 family metallopeptidase translates to MFFSWIKQRRRSRRLSEDIPAEWSDILHTNVPSLQWLSKTDRDWLNRWMQVFIPEKYWEGLDGLTISTEIQVTIAAQIGVVVLGFRTDYLDRLRTILVHPHSQALPRESRHHGVVTEQLSVVHGEALMGGPVRYVWPLVLHGSREPGDGQNVVYHEIAHVLDMLDGFIDGTPPLTSASAYRNWETILQTEYDRLVRAVEHGFGTFLDPYAATNRGEFFAVSTETFFECPHAFMRHHPEWYACLREFYKQDPSERIPVSSEKIY, encoded by the coding sequence GTGTTTTTCTCTTGGATTAAACAACGTCGTCGGAGCCGTCGCCTCTCCGAGGACATACCAGCGGAGTGGTCGGACATTCTTCACACGAATGTTCCGTCACTTCAATGGCTTTCCAAAACGGATCGAGATTGGCTCAACCGTTGGATGCAGGTCTTCATCCCGGAAAAATACTGGGAAGGACTCGACGGGCTGACTATCTCGACGGAAATCCAAGTGACGATTGCCGCTCAAATTGGAGTGGTCGTGCTTGGTTTTCGGACCGATTACCTCGATCGGTTGCGAACGATTCTCGTTCATCCGCACAGTCAAGCTCTTCCCCGAGAATCGCGACACCATGGTGTCGTCACCGAGCAGCTGAGTGTCGTCCACGGCGAGGCATTGATGGGCGGCCCGGTCCGATATGTTTGGCCACTCGTCTTGCATGGCAGTCGTGAACCCGGCGACGGACAAAACGTGGTCTATCATGAAATTGCTCACGTGCTCGATATGCTCGACGGCTTCATCGACGGCACGCCCCCGCTGACTTCCGCCTCTGCATATCGCAATTGGGAAACGATTTTGCAAACGGAGTACGACCGTCTAGTTCGTGCTGTCGAACACGGTTTCGGGACGTTTCTGGACCCGTATGCGGCGACGAATCGCGGCGAGTTCTTTGCGGTTTCCACGGAGACGTTTTTCGAGTGTCCTCATGCGTTCATGCGACACCACCCCGAATGGTACGCGTGTCTTCGAGAGTTCTATAAACAGGACCCGAGTGAACGTATACCGGTTTCATCCGAGAAAATTTATTGA